One window of Streptococcus troglodytae genomic DNA carries:
- the aroA gene encoding 3-phosphoshikimate 1-carboxyvinyltransferase yields MKLRTNASGLSGTLKIPGDKSISHRSIMFGSLAKGITKVYGILRGEDVLSTMQVFRDLGVTIKDKDDLIEIHGRGFDGLKAPKKALDMGNSGTSIRLMSGVLAGQDFTVEMFGDDSLSKRPMDRVTIPLRQMGVQISGRTERDLPPLTMKGSKRLKPIRYQLPVASAQVKSALIFAALQADGESVIIEKEKTRNHTEDMIKQFGGHLDVDGKEIHISGGQELTAQNVIVPGDISSAAFWLAAGLIVPNSKLILKNVGINETRTGLLEVIEAMGGKVELSDRDDLAKAATLTVESSNLKGTEIGGDIIPRLIDELPIIALLATQANGRTVIYDAQELKVKETDRIQVVADALNAMGAKITPTDDGMIIEGKTSLHGAKVNTFGDHRIGMMTAIAALLVKEGEVELERAEAINTSYPTFFSDLERITNG; encoded by the coding sequence ATGAAATTACGAACAAATGCTTCAGGTCTGAGCGGAACATTGAAAATTCCCGGTGATAAGTCTATTAGTCATCGCTCGATTATGTTTGGCAGTCTGGCAAAGGGGATAACGAAGGTCTATGGTATTTTACGCGGTGAGGATGTTTTATCAACAATGCAGGTCTTTCGTGATTTAGGTGTTACAATTAAAGATAAGGATGATCTAATTGAAATACACGGCCGTGGCTTTGATGGTCTCAAAGCTCCTAAAAAAGCTCTTGATATGGGCAATTCAGGAACATCCATTCGTTTAATGTCAGGAGTTTTAGCTGGACAGGATTTTACAGTTGAAATGTTTGGGGATGACAGCCTGTCTAAACGTCCTATGGATAGGGTCACAATTCCTCTTCGCCAGATGGGAGTCCAAATTTCGGGACGGACAGAGCGCGATTTGCCTCCTTTGACAATGAAAGGTTCAAAAAGATTAAAACCAATCCGCTATCAACTTCCTGTTGCTTCGGCACAAGTTAAATCGGCTCTTATTTTTGCAGCTCTTCAGGCTGATGGTGAGAGCGTCATTATTGAAAAAGAGAAAACGCGGAATCATACAGAAGATATGATTAAACAATTTGGCGGTCATCTTGATGTGGATGGTAAAGAAATCCACATTTCAGGCGGACAGGAATTGACAGCACAGAATGTTATTGTTCCTGGTGATATTTCAAGTGCGGCTTTCTGGCTGGCTGCAGGACTTATTGTTCCAAATAGCAAGCTTATTCTAAAAAATGTCGGTATTAACGAAACGCGCACAGGTCTTTTAGAAGTCATTGAAGCTATGGGTGGTAAAGTTGAACTGAGCGATAGGGATGACTTAGCCAAAGCAGCGACGCTCACTGTTGAAAGTTCTAATCTTAAAGGAACAGAAATTGGCGGTGACATTATTCCACGGCTGATTGATGAATTGCCTATTATTGCTCTTTTAGCAACACAGGCAAATGGCCGAACTGTTATTTATGATGCCCAAGAGCTCAAGGTTAAAGAGACAGATCGTATTCAAGTAGTAGCAGATGCTTTAAATGCTATGGGGGCTAAGATAACCCCAACAGATGATGGCATGATTATTGAAGGTAAAACCAGTCTTCATGGTGCTAAGGTCAATACTTTTGGTGATCATCGAATTGGTATGATGACGGCTATTGCGGCACTTTTGGTTAAAGAGGGGGAGGTTGAATTAGAGCGTGCTGAAGCGATCAATACCAGCTACCCTACTTTTTTTAGTGATTTAGAAAGGATAACGAATGGCTAA
- a CDS encoding YlbF/YmcA family competence regulator, translated as MTVNVYDLANELERGIRALPEYQALVQAKAKIDEDEEAKKLWAEFTEFQMKIQGFMQSGQTPTPEIQEEMQSFGQKVEANPLLKEYAEAQQALGVYVNDIERIIFSPLQDIAK; from the coding sequence ATGACAGTAAATGTATATGATTTAGCAAATGAATTGGAGCGCGGTATCCGCGCCTTACCAGAATATCAAGCCCTTGTCCAAGCAAAAGCTAAGATTGACGAAGACGAAGAGGCTAAGAAGTTGTGGGCTGAGTTCACAGAATTTCAAATGAAAATCCAGGGTTTCATGCAGTCAGGACAAACACCGACTCCTGAAATTCAAGAAGAAATGCAAAGTTTCGGTCAAAAAGTAGAAGCTAATCCACTATTAAAAGAATATGCTGAAGCTCAACAGGCTCTTGGAGTTTATGTCAATGATATCGAACGCATTATTTTTTCACCTTTACAAGATATTGCCAAATGA
- a CDS encoding prephenate dehydrogenase: MEEKTIYIAGLGLIGASLALGIKRAHPHYKVVGYNRSDRSRDIALERGIVDEATADFKVFAPLADVIILAVPIKKTIDFIKILADLDLKEDVIITDAGSTKYEIVRAAEYYFKDKPVQFVGSHPMAGSHKSGAIAANVNLFENAYYIFSPSCLTKPNTIPALQDLLSGLHARYVEIDAAEHDRVTSQISHFPHIIASSLMKQASDFSESHEMTKHFAAGGFRDMTRIAESEPGMWTSILLTNQEAVLDRIENFKQRLDEISNLIKARDENAIWAFFNQGRQIRKNMEIHKRAGVDSFYDIYVDVPDEENVILEILELLRGTSLVNVHINEENREDINGILQISFKNERDLKRAQELISKNTNYRVYLN; encoded by the coding sequence ATGGAAGAAAAAACAATTTATATTGCAGGACTAGGACTAATTGGTGCTTCGCTTGCTCTGGGAATAAAACGTGCTCATCCTCATTATAAGGTCGTTGGTTACAATCGTTCTGATAGGTCACGTGATATTGCACTTGAGCGCGGAATTGTTGATGAGGCGACAGCTGATTTTAAAGTATTTGCTCCTTTGGCAGATGTCATTATCTTGGCAGTACCGATTAAAAAAACAATTGATTTTATCAAAATTTTGGCAGATTTGGATTTAAAAGAAGATGTCATTATTACAGATGCCGGCTCTACTAAATATGAAATTGTTAGAGCTGCAGAATATTATTTTAAAGATAAGCCTGTGCAATTTGTAGGCAGCCATCCTATGGCTGGCAGTCATAAATCAGGAGCTATTGCGGCAAATGTCAATCTTTTTGAGAATGCTTATTATATCTTTTCACCATCATGTCTAACTAAACCTAATACTATTCCTGCCTTGCAGGACCTTTTGTCAGGCTTACATGCGAGGTATGTGGAAATTGATGCGGCAGAACATGACCGCGTTACGAGTCAAATTAGTCATTTTCCGCATATTATCGCCTCGAGTCTTATGAAGCAGGCCAGTGATTTTTCAGAAAGTCATGAAATGACCAAGCATTTTGCTGCGGGTGGTTTTCGTGATATGACCCGAATTGCTGAAAGTGAACCCGGTATGTGGACTAGTATTCTTTTGACCAATCAAGAGGCCGTTTTAGATCGTATTGAAAATTTTAAGCAGCGTCTAGATGAGATTTCTAATTTGATTAAGGCTAGAGATGAAAATGCTATTTGGGCGTTTTTTAATCAAGGCCGGCAAATCCGTAAAAATATGGAAATTCACAAACGTGCCGGTGTTGATAGCTTTTATGATATTTATGTTGATGTTCCTGATGAAGAAAACGTTATTTTGGAAATCCTCGAATTGCTGAGGGGAACCTCTCTGGTCAATGTTCATATCAATGAAGAGAACCGAGAAGATATTAATGGTATCTTACAGATTTCTTTCAAAAATGAGCGTGATTTAAAACGTGCTCAGGAGTTGATTAGTAAAAATACCAATTATCGTGTTTATTTAAATTAA
- the aroC gene encoding chorismate synthase: protein MRYFTAGESHGPRLTAIIEGVPAGLPLTADYINAELKRRQGGYGRGGRMKIESDQVEITSGVRHGLTMGSPITLNVTNRDFKNWTEIMSAADIEDKKKSIRKLTKPRPGHADLVGGMKYRFSDLRNSLERSSARETTMRVAVGSVAKRLLEELEIAIASHVVVLGGIEVDVPENLTVAEIKERASRSEVSVVNQEREQEIKDYIDQIKKEGNTIGGIIETVVGGVPVGLGSYVQWDRKLDAQIAQGVVSINAFKGVEFGLGFKDGYLKGSDVMDEITWSKEDGYRRKSNNLGGFEGGMTNGQPIVVRGVMKPIPTLYKPLMSVDIETHEPYKASVERSDPTAVPAAAVVMEGVVATVLATEILNKFSSDNMEELKEAVKSHQKFIKEF, encoded by the coding sequence ATGAGATATTTTACAGCTGGGGAATCGCATGGTCCTCGTCTGACAGCTATTATTGAAGGAGTGCCAGCAGGTCTTCCTCTAACAGCCGACTATATTAATGCTGAATTAAAGCGGCGGCAAGGAGGTTATGGTCGTGGCGGTCGTATGAAGATTGAATCTGATCAGGTGGAAATCACTTCAGGTGTTCGCCATGGTTTGACTATGGGAAGTCCGATTACACTCAATGTTACTAATCGTGATTTTAAAAATTGGACTGAAATCATGAGTGCCGCCGATATTGAAGATAAGAAAAAATCAATTCGAAAATTAACCAAACCTCGTCCGGGACATGCAGATTTGGTTGGCGGTATGAAATATCGTTTTTCTGATTTGCGCAACAGTTTGGAGCGCTCAAGTGCGCGTGAAACGACTATGCGTGTGGCAGTGGGATCAGTAGCTAAACGTCTTTTAGAAGAACTTGAGATAGCTATTGCTAGCCACGTTGTTGTTTTAGGCGGCATTGAAGTTGATGTTCCTGAAAATCTGACAGTAGCTGAGATTAAAGAACGGGCAAGTCGATCTGAAGTTTCTGTTGTTAACCAAGAACGTGAGCAAGAAATCAAGGATTATATTGATCAGATTAAAAAAGAAGGCAACACTATCGGCGGTATTATTGAAACTGTTGTTGGTGGTGTTCCGGTTGGTTTAGGCTCTTATGTTCAATGGGATCGCAAATTAGATGCCCAAATAGCTCAAGGAGTCGTTTCTATTAATGCTTTCAAGGGTGTTGAGTTTGGCTTGGGCTTTAAGGATGGTTATCTCAAAGGCAGCGATGTCATGGATGAGATTACTTGGTCTAAAGAAGATGGCTATAGGCGTAAATCCAACAATCTTGGTGGTTTTGAAGGTGGTATGACTAATGGACAGCCTATTGTTGTTCGTGGGGTTATGAAGCCTATTCCGACACTTTATAAGCCTTTGATGAGTGTTGATATTGAAACACACGAACCATATAAGGCCAGTGTTGAACGTTCGGACCCAACAGCTGTTCCTGCCGCTGCAGTCGTTATGGAAGGAGTCGTTGCGACAGTTTTAGCAACAGAAATTTTGAATAAGTTTTCTTCAGATAATATGGAAGAGCTAAAAGAAGCCGTGAAAAGCCATCAAAAATTTATCAAAGAATTTTAA
- the aroB gene encoding 3-dehydroquinate synthase encodes MKLNVNLPQKPYDIIIEKGSLSKVGQWVKELWQPQKIALITDNRVGSLYAEKVKLSLEDAGFEIVVFDFLEGEASKNLTIVNKAYEFLLKQGMTRSDGIIALGGGVVGDLAGFVASTYMRGIHFLQIPTSLTAQVDSSIGGKTGVNTPLAKNMVGTFTQPDGVLIDPDTLNTLGKRELIEGMGEVIKYGLIADVELWEILKDLDGSTDSILENAEKIIYHSCNVKRQIVVEDELDNGVRLYLNFGHTIGHAIEATAGYGKVMHGEAVAIGMVQISRIAEAKGLMPQGITEKIEAMCLKFGLPIDYSPWNVEPMYQILKHDKKARGQMIKMVVVPQLGQAAINQISLEEMKEYLEK; translated from the coding sequence ATGAAATTAAATGTTAATCTTCCCCAGAAACCTTACGATATTATCATTGAGAAGGGCAGTCTCTCAAAGGTGGGACAATGGGTTAAGGAACTTTGGCAGCCGCAAAAAATTGCTTTAATAACAGATAACCGTGTAGGTAGTCTTTATGCTGAAAAGGTTAAACTTAGTCTTGAAGATGCCGGTTTTGAAATTGTTGTTTTTGACTTTTTGGAAGGTGAAGCCAGTAAAAATTTGACGATTGTCAATAAGGCCTATGAGTTTTTGCTCAAACAAGGTATGACAAGAAGTGATGGTATCATTGCTCTTGGCGGCGGTGTCGTTGGAGATTTGGCTGGATTTGTCGCTTCGACTTATATGCGTGGCATCCATTTTCTACAAATTCCAACTAGTCTGACAGCTCAGGTAGATTCGTCTATAGGTGGTAAAACAGGAGTTAATACGCCTCTTGCGAAAAATATGGTGGGCACTTTTACTCAGCCAGATGGTGTCTTAATTGATCCAGATACACTCAATACACTTGGTAAGCGTGAACTTATTGAAGGTATGGGAGAAGTGATTAAATATGGTTTGATTGCTGATGTTGAATTATGGGAAATTCTAAAAGATTTAGATGGTTCAACAGACTCTATTTTAGAAAATGCTGAAAAGATTATTTATCATTCTTGCAATGTGAAACGTCAGATTGTTGTTGAGGATGAATTGGATAATGGTGTTCGTCTTTACCTCAATTTTGGTCATACTATTGGTCATGCTATTGAAGCGACTGCAGGTTATGGCAAAGTTATGCATGGCGAAGCCGTGGCTATTGGGATGGTTCAGATTTCGCGTATTGCTGAGGCAAAAGGACTCATGCCGCAAGGAATAACAGAAAAAATCGAGGCCATGTGTTTGAAATTTGGCTTACCTATTGACTATAGTCCGTGGAATGTTGAGCCTATGTACCAAATATTAAAGCATGATAAAAAAGCGCGTGGTCAAATGATAAAAATGGTTGTTGTTCCCCAACTAGGACAGGCTGCTATCAATCAAATCAGTCTAGAAGAAATGAAAGAGTATTTGGAGAAGTGA
- a CDS encoding shikimate dehydrogenase, with protein sequence MQIDGYTRLSAVVATPIKHSISPFIHNYAFEKTGVNGVYVAWDIPESELQVTLENIMRYDMFGINISMPYKQAVIPYLDEVTKAADLIGAVNTIVNRDGKLVGYNTDGFGFFKSLGTFADFDIADKVMTILGGGGAATAIIAQAAINGAKKINIFNQTAFLEETKEKAKQISGKTGAAIEVFPVEDLNMIQKKVSVSDLFVNATNVGMDGKSMIINDSFEFPPNLMVADVIYQPFETPFLRLVRSRGLKAVNGLGMLLFQAAAAFELWTGKEMPSQEIWQALEKKYKTK encoded by the coding sequence ATGCAAATTGATGGTTATACACGTTTATCAGCTGTTGTCGCGACACCCATTAAACATTCTATCTCACCTTTTATTCACAACTACGCTTTTGAAAAAACTGGTGTCAATGGTGTTTATGTCGCTTGGGATATTCCAGAGTCAGAATTGCAAGTGACTTTAGAAAATATCATGCGTTATGATATGTTTGGCATTAACATTTCCATGCCTTATAAGCAGGCAGTTATTCCTTATCTTGATGAAGTAACGAAAGCAGCAGATTTAATTGGGGCTGTTAATACGATTGTTAATCGTGATGGTAAACTGGTTGGCTACAATACGGATGGCTTTGGTTTCTTTAAGAGTTTGGGAACCTTTGCAGATTTCGATATTGCAGATAAGGTCATGACTATACTTGGTGGCGGGGGAGCTGCAACTGCCATTATTGCGCAGGCAGCCATCAATGGTGCAAAGAAAATTAATATTTTTAATCAAACAGCCTTTCTTGAAGAAACAAAAGAAAAAGCTAAACAAATATCAGGTAAAACAGGCGCTGCTATTGAAGTGTTTCCTGTTGAGGACTTAAACATGATTCAAAAAAAAGTATCAGTATCTGATTTATTTGTTAATGCGACCAATGTTGGTATGGATGGCAAATCAATGATTATTAATGATAGTTTTGAATTTCCACCAAACCTTATGGTTGCAGATGTCATTTATCAACCTTTTGAAACACCATTTTTACGCTTAGTACGCAGTCGTGGGTTAAAGGCTGTGAATGGTTTGGGCATGCTTCTCTTTCAGGCAGCTGCAGCTTTTGAACTTTGGACTGGCAAAGAAATGCCGAGTCAGGAAATCTGGCAGGCTTTAGAAAAAAAGTACAAAACTAAATAA
- the aroD gene encoding type I 3-dehydroquinate dehydratase: MKIVVPVMPQNIEEANQLDLTRIDSTDIIEWRADYLVKDDILTVAPAIFEKFSGHEVIFTLRTEKEGGNISLSNEDYLAIIRDIAALYQPDYIDFEYFSYRDVLEEMYDFSNLILSYHNFEETPENLMEVFSELTALAPRIVKIAVMPKNEQDVLDLMNYTRGFKTLNPDQEYVTMSMSKLGRISRLSADLIGSSWTFASLEQESAPGQISLADMRKIKEVLDAN; the protein is encoded by the coding sequence ATGAAAATAGTAGTTCCTGTTATGCCTCAAAATATTGAAGAGGCTAACCAACTTGATTTAACAAGGATTGATAGTACAGATATTATTGAATGGCGGGCAGATTATTTAGTTAAAGATGATATTTTAACGGTAGCACCGGCTATTTTTGAAAAGTTCTCAGGTCATGAAGTAATTTTTACTTTGCGTACAGAAAAAGAAGGAGGAAATATTTCTCTTTCTAATGAAGACTATCTTGCTATCATCCGTGATATTGCAGCTCTTTATCAACCTGATTATATTGACTTTGAATATTTTTCCTACCGTGATGTTTTGGAGGAAATGTATGATTTTTCAAATCTTATTTTGTCTTATCATAATTTTGAAGAAACACCAGAAAATCTAATGGAAGTCTTTTCAGAATTAACAGCTTTAGCTCCGCGTATTGTCAAGATTGCTGTCATGCCTAAAAATGAACAGGATGTTCTTGATTTGATGAACTATACGAGAGGCTTTAAAACGTTAAATCCCGATCAGGAATATGTGACCATGTCTATGTCGAAACTAGGGCGAATATCACGTTTATCAGCTGATTTAATAGGCAGCTCATGGACTTTTGCCAGCTTGGAGCAAGAAAGTGCTCCGGGACAGATTTCTTTGGCAGATATGCGTAAAATTAAGGAGGTTTTAGATGCAAATTGA
- a CDS encoding class I SAM-dependent rRNA methyltransferase has protein sequence MNKLMVGSFAEKKLKRGVQLLSSRDYPNLHLDNQVVQLYSDADIFLGTAYLSKQNKGVGWLISSKKVSLNVTYFIKLFQQSKDKRKNFAHSKLTTAYRLFNQDGDFFGGVTIDCYGDFVLFSWYNSFVYQIKDEIVAAFCQVYPNFLGAYEKIRFKGIDNVSAHLYGQEAPEQFLILENGISYNVFLNDGLMTGIFLDQRQVRNGLLNGLVAGKTVLNLFSYTAAFSVAAAMGGAMATTSVDLAKRSRALSLAHFEANHLSMVNHQLVVMDVFAYFKYARRHHLSYDIIIIDPPSFARNKKEVFSVSKDYHKLISQGLEILSENGLIIASTNAANMTVSQFKKQIEKGFGKQKHTYLDLQQLPSDFAVNVQDESSNYLKVFTIKV, from the coding sequence ATGAATAAACTTATGGTGGGTTCTTTTGCGGAGAAAAAACTTAAACGAGGGGTGCAATTATTAAGTAGCAGAGATTATCCAAATTTACATTTGGACAATCAAGTTGTTCAGCTATATTCTGACGCAGATATTTTTTTAGGAACAGCCTATTTATCAAAGCAAAATAAAGGCGTTGGTTGGTTAATCTCATCTAAAAAAGTATCACTTAATGTGACTTATTTTATTAAATTATTTCAACAATCTAAAGATAAGCGGAAAAATTTTGCTCATTCTAAGCTAACAACAGCCTACCGTCTTTTTAATCAAGATGGTGATTTCTTTGGTGGTGTGACAATTGATTGTTATGGTGATTTTGTGCTTTTTTCTTGGTACAATTCTTTTGTTTATCAGATTAAAGATGAGATAGTAGCTGCTTTTTGCCAAGTGTATCCGAATTTTTTAGGTGCCTATGAGAAGATTCGATTCAAAGGGATTGATAATGTTTCTGCTCATCTTTATGGTCAAGAAGCACCAGAACAATTTCTTATTTTGGAAAATGGGATATCTTATAATGTCTTCTTAAACGATGGCCTCATGACAGGTATTTTTTTGGATCAGCGCCAAGTAAGAAATGGCTTGCTTAATGGACTAGTTGCGGGAAAAACTGTTTTAAATCTCTTTTCATACACGGCGGCTTTTTCGGTTGCTGCGGCTATGGGTGGTGCAATGGCAACAACTTCAGTGGATTTAGCTAAACGATCAAGAGCTCTATCTTTGGCTCATTTTGAAGCAAATCATTTGAGTATGGTAAATCATCAATTAGTGGTTATGGATGTTTTTGCCTATTTTAAATATGCTAGGCGTCATCACCTAAGCTATGATATTATTATTATTGATCCTCCGAGTTTTGCCAGAAATAAAAAAGAGGTTTTTTCTGTTTCCAAAGATTATCATAAGTTAATTAGTCAGGGATTGGAGATTTTATCTGAAAACGGTCTTATCATTGCTTCAACGAATGCAGCTAATATGACAGTTTCTCAGTTTAAAAAACAAATCGAAAAGGGTTTTGGAAAACAAAAACATACTTATCTTGATTTACAGCAATTGCCAAGTGATTTTGCAGTAAATGTTCAAGACGAAAGCAGCAATTATTTAAAAGTATTTACAATAAAGGTTTAG